The Lycium barbarum isolate Lr01 chromosome 10, ASM1917538v2, whole genome shotgun sequence genome includes a region encoding these proteins:
- the LOC132616082 gene encoding uncharacterized protein LOC132616082 isoform X1 has translation MVKVTISLTIDITIVNSWNSHASALANLGAKSSITKLLTWITDPLSPGILRFDCSPQLGSGSPSEFGQKSFFLAGVVNAITQELCSNTLECVINRLKMAAQNFLSLETSGRSSQDRRDVMIKLHCIFQDNHIFITGLIILSLIDYICDKT, from the exons ATGGTGAAG GTGACGATATCCTTAACTATTGATATTACTATTGTAAATTCTTGGAACTCGCATGCTTCAGCTTTGGCTAATTTAGGAGCCAAATCATCAATAACCAAACTTCTAACCTGGATCACGGATCCATTAAG CCCAGGTATCCTAAGATTTGATTGCTCCCCTCAATTGGGAAGTGGCAGCCCTTCCGAATTTGGACAAAAATCTTTTTTCCTTGCTGGTGTGGTTAATGCAATAACTCAG GAGTTGTGTAGCAATACTCTTGAGTGTGTTATCAATAGGTTGAAAATGGCAGCTCAAAATTTTCTTTCGCTCGAAACAAGTGGAAGGAGCTCACAAGATAGGAGAGACGTTATGATTAAATTACATTGTATTTTTCAAGATAATCACATTTTTATCACAGGACTTATTATTTTGTCATTAATTGATTATATTTGTGATAAAACATAG
- the LOC132616082 gene encoding uncharacterized protein LOC132616082 isoform X2, whose amino-acid sequence MKLTKYHYFISILRGKIIIALRATTFLVKLEKSPGILRFDCSPQLGSGSPSEFGQKSFFLAGVVNAITQELCSNTLECVINRLKMAAQNFLSLETSGRSSQDRRDVMIKLHCIFQDNHIFITGLIILSLIDYICDKT is encoded by the exons ATGAAGTTGACTAAATACCATTATTTCATCTCCATACTTAGAGGAAAGATAATCATAGCTCTAAGAGCTACCACATTCTTGGTGAAACTAGAAAAAAG CCCAGGTATCCTAAGATTTGATTGCTCCCCTCAATTGGGAAGTGGCAGCCCTTCCGAATTTGGACAAAAATCTTTTTTCCTTGCTGGTGTGGTTAATGCAATAACTCAG GAGTTGTGTAGCAATACTCTTGAGTGTGTTATCAATAGGTTGAAAATGGCAGCTCAAAATTTTCTTTCGCTCGAAACAAGTGGAAGGAGCTCACAAGATAGGAGAGACGTTATGATTAAATTACATTGTATTTTTCAAGATAATCACATTTTTATCACAGGACTTATTATTTTGTCATTAATTGATTATATTTGTGATAAAACATAG